A DNA window from Azotosporobacter soli contains the following coding sequences:
- a CDS encoding efflux RND transporter periplasmic adaptor subunit: protein MKREKIWRWAAALLCVGALTAGGFFYYQSKNNAASVETKTTAVSRADIQATVAATGTIAALNSVEISSRVTGLIRELKVQENERVKAGQVVVVLDDSTLRAQIAQYQAQLDNYAAIYERSKKLSAAGAQAAQQLETDRTNYLVAKANYDNFALQLDYYIITSPLDGVVVGKPTPAGQTVAQGISTPQVIMTIADMSKMQIKVSVDETDIGKVKVGQSVSFTVDSYSDRTFQGRVSSISKEATTTSNVVYYKVYVDVDAADDLLYPGMTARATIQINERKAVLTVPLTAIKDVKGKRCVQVMQDGKIETVEIKTGLSDDEKTEVISGLQEGDQIVLPTSKTKTSNNQMQGPPPM from the coding sequence ATGAAGCGGGAAAAAATTTGGCGATGGGCTGCTGCGCTGCTCTGCGTCGGTGCGCTGACGGCAGGCGGTTTTTTTTATTACCAAAGCAAAAATAATGCTGCCTCTGTAGAAACGAAAACAACGGCGGTGAGTCGTGCGGACATTCAAGCGACGGTTGCTGCGACAGGAACGATTGCGGCGCTCAACTCGGTGGAAATTTCTTCGCGCGTGACTGGTCTGATTCGCGAATTGAAGGTGCAGGAAAACGAAAGAGTTAAAGCCGGGCAAGTCGTCGTCGTCTTGGACGATTCGACGCTGCGCGCGCAAATTGCGCAGTATCAGGCGCAGCTCGATAATTATGCGGCTATTTACGAACGCAGCAAAAAGTTGAGCGCAGCCGGCGCGCAAGCGGCGCAACAACTGGAAACCGACAGAACCAATTACTTAGTGGCAAAAGCGAACTATGACAATTTTGCGTTGCAGCTTGACTATTACATCATTACCTCGCCGCTCGACGGCGTCGTGGTTGGCAAACCGACTCCGGCAGGGCAGACGGTGGCACAGGGGATTTCGACGCCGCAGGTCATCATGACAATCGCCGACATGTCGAAAATGCAGATCAAGGTTTCCGTCGATGAAACCGATATCGGCAAGGTGAAAGTAGGGCAAAGCGTTTCGTTTACGGTCGATTCTTACAGCGATAGAACCTTTCAGGGCCGCGTGAGCAGCATCTCGAAAGAAGCGACCACAACGTCGAATGTCGTCTATTACAAAGTGTATGTCGATGTTGATGCGGCGGATGATTTGCTTTACCCCGGCATGACGGCCAGAGCGACGATACAGATCAATGAAAGAAAGGCGGTATTGACGGTGCCGCTGACGGCCATTAAGGACGTCAAAGGAAAACGTTGCGTGCAGGTCATGCAGGACGGAAAAATAGAGACAGTTGAAATCAAAACGGGCCTGAGCGACGATGAAAAAACAGAAGTGATCAGCGGTTTGCAGGAAGGAGATCAAATTGTGTTGCCGACGTCAAAGACTAAAACAAGCAACAATCAAATGCAGGGGCCGCCGCCGATGTAG
- a CDS encoding aspartate aminotransferase family protein translates to MEKKIKTAMPDFISIEEAVALSREQNRDNHRRFINPEIVNLMGILNFDKCFVRAKGTSVWDADGNEYLDFLGGYGALNLGHNHPALDVALASVQELPNLLQASLNPLAGALASNLALVTPGELKYSFFGNSGAEAVEGALKLARAATGRKKIVSCEGSFHGKSLGALSVTGRAKYRTPFAPLVPEVEFIAFADAAALEQALAKDDVAAFIMEPVQGEGGIIVAPDEYLQKVRAVCSAHGTMFIADEIQTGFGRTGKWFACEHAEVTPDILCISKSFGGGVMPLAAYMTTEKIWKQAYGSVEKAMLHTSTFGGNTRAVAAGIAVLETMYEEDLPRQAAEKGEYLLGKLQQLQEKYPFIKEVRGRGLLIGLEFTPPKKGLMNLLTGGALEKMANEYVGAMVAGELLNKHRIITAYTLNNPNVIRLEPPLTVSYEQIDRLLAALEEVFAKNKGFGDMVFASGKTILGSLLKK, encoded by the coding sequence ATGGAAAAGAAAATTAAAACGGCCATGCCGGATTTTATCAGCATAGAGGAAGCAGTCGCCTTGTCGCGCGAGCAAAACCGCGATAACCACCGGCGTTTTATCAACCCGGAAATCGTGAATCTGATGGGCATTTTGAATTTCGACAAGTGTTTTGTTCGTGCCAAGGGAACGAGCGTCTGGGATGCGGACGGCAACGAATACCTTGATTTTCTCGGCGGCTATGGTGCCTTGAATTTAGGACACAATCATCCGGCGCTCGACGTGGCGCTGGCTTCGGTACAGGAACTGCCGAATTTGCTCCAGGCATCGCTCAATCCGTTGGCGGGAGCGCTCGCCAGCAATCTGGCTCTCGTCACGCCGGGCGAGTTGAAGTACAGTTTCTTCGGCAACAGCGGCGCCGAGGCGGTCGAAGGGGCGCTGAAACTGGCGCGGGCCGCAACGGGACGGAAAAAGATCGTTTCCTGCGAAGGCTCGTTCCACGGCAAATCGCTCGGGGCGCTGTCGGTGACCGGACGGGCGAAATACCGCACGCCGTTTGCACCGCTCGTGCCGGAGGTCGAGTTCATCGCGTTCGCCGATGCGGCGGCGCTCGAGCAGGCACTCGCTAAGGACGATGTCGCGGCCTTTATCATGGAACCGGTGCAGGGAGAGGGCGGCATCATCGTCGCGCCGGACGAATATTTGCAAAAGGTGCGCGCCGTTTGCAGCGCACACGGCACGATGTTTATCGCCGATGAAATTCAGACCGGCTTTGGCCGTACCGGAAAGTGGTTCGCCTGCGAGCATGCAGAAGTTACGCCGGACATCCTGTGCATTTCGAAATCGTTCGGCGGCGGCGTGATGCCGCTGGCAGCCTATATGACGACAGAGAAGATCTGGAAGCAGGCTTACGGCAGCGTGGAGAAAGCGATGCTGCACACCTCGACTTTCGGCGGCAATACGCGCGCGGTCGCGGCCGGAATCGCGGTGCTGGAGACGATGTACGAAGAGGATCTGCCGCGGCAGGCGGCCGAAAAGGGCGAGTATCTGCTGGGTAAACTGCAGCAGCTGCAAGAAAAATATCCGTTCATTAAAGAAGTGCGCGGGCGCGGCCTGTTGATCGGGCTCGAATTTACGCCGCCGAAAAAAGGATTGATGAATCTTTTGACCGGCGGCGCGCTCGAGAAGATGGCCAATGAATATGTGGGCGCGATGGTCGCGGGCGAACTGCTGAACAAGCATCGCATCATCACCGCGTACACGCTGAATAATCCGAATGTCATCCGTCTGGAACCGCCGCTGACGGTTTCATATGAACAGATCGACCGCTTGCTGGCGGCGCTGGAAGAAGTGTTTGCGAAGAACAAAGGCTTTGGCGACATGGTTTTTGCCAGCGGCAAAACGATCTTAGGCTCGCTGCTGAAAAAATAA
- a CDS encoding alpha/beta hydrolase family protein: MGNCFRMLALLLLAVGFQMPLAAEAAVGIGTEKVIVGSEAIDVMVYKKWSEKPQPMIVINHGGSTESELQMGFRAFNFDAQATFLAEQGYVVVMPTRRGYGRSLSKYQEWDFKRYNPRQAVENGAQDVLATIAHMKQKEYVDKNKIVVAGYSFGGFISVCIGAKQLDGVVGVISFAGGARSSSGGVFDASNAGPLFACYKEFGKTTKVPELWIYTKGDDWYPGDFVQGMQKGFSSAGGKVNVVTFDGPHDFFLRPATIGIWWKQVGPYLKSIGL; encoded by the coding sequence ATGGGAAATTGCTTTCGGATGCTGGCGCTGTTGTTGCTGGCGGTTGGTTTTCAGATGCCGCTGGCTGCGGAAGCGGCGGTCGGCATCGGTACGGAGAAGGTGATCGTCGGCAGCGAAGCGATCGACGTGATGGTCTATAAGAAGTGGAGCGAGAAGCCTCAGCCAATGATTGTGATCAATCACGGCGGCAGCACGGAATCGGAACTGCAGATGGGCTTTCGCGCGTTTAACTTTGATGCACAAGCCACATTTTTGGCTGAGCAGGGCTATGTCGTCGTGATGCCGACGCGGCGCGGTTACGGGCGCTCACTCAGCAAGTACCAGGAGTGGGATTTCAAGCGTTACAATCCGCGTCAAGCGGTCGAGAACGGTGCGCAGGACGTATTGGCGACGATTGCGCATATGAAGCAGAAGGAATATGTCGATAAAAATAAGATTGTCGTGGCGGGCTACTCGTTCGGCGGTTTCATTTCCGTTTGCATCGGTGCGAAGCAACTGGACGGCGTAGTCGGGGTGATCAGCTTTGCCGGCGGCGCGCGCAGTTCGAGCGGCGGCGTGTTTGACGCGAGCAATGCCGGACCGTTGTTCGCCTGCTACAAGGAATTCGGCAAGACGACGAAAGTGCCGGAACTTTGGATTTATACCAAGGGCGACGATTGGTATCCGGGTGATTTTGTCCAAGGGATGCAGAAGGGATTCAGCAGCGCGGGCGGCAAAGTCAATGTCGTGACGTTTGACGGACCGCATGATTTTTTTCTCAGACCGGCGACGATTGGCATCTGGTGGAAACAAGTCGGTCCCTATCTGAAAAGCATCGGCTTATAA
- a CDS encoding HAMP domain-containing sensor histidine kinase: MRSIRTRLFRNITCLILCFVLAVWALGALFMEDFYLWQKKSSLIENSRRIAALYAQNDPSFSLEMNRIANHLGTHVVILDAEGHIKQNTFSFFHDTHPEGPDSPPPPRGPRPSFLTKSQETIDADTTIALEHDQMLRIDFMALEHKLPNGDLLLLKLPLPSIKESAAYANRFLSLTAFFFLLAGSLWAYRFARDFTAPLLELDGIAQNMSRLDFSRTCSISTQDELGNLGQSINHLSGQLSQTIYELNEKNEQLTVEIAKEKQLDSLRKTFVSSVSHELKTPIALILGYAEGLKEDIADDAASKDYYASVIVDEAEKMDRLVKDLLNLSQLEGGYFHLEKTDFDLSSLIDAVLQPYQSLLLEKKIRLCLEKPSVQPVHGDILRTEQVLLNLLTNALDHVDIGGELAIRCQIAGEHCRVSVYNSGSQIPSDAIDHLWQSFYKADPARTRHLGGYGLGLSIVRAIQELHGNAYGVANQTDGVLFWVDFRTAAAL; this comes from the coding sequence ATGAGATCGATCCGCACCCGCCTTTTCCGCAACATCACCTGTCTGATCCTTTGTTTCGTCCTTGCTGTTTGGGCCTTGGGCGCTCTTTTTATGGAAGATTTTTATCTCTGGCAAAAAAAAAGCAGCCTGATTGAAAACAGCCGTCGCATCGCCGCTCTTTATGCACAAAACGATCCCTCTTTTTCCTTAGAGATGAACCGCATTGCCAACCATCTCGGCACTCATGTCGTCATCCTCGATGCCGAAGGACACATCAAGCAAAACACCTTTAGTTTTTTCCACGACACTCACCCGGAAGGGCCGGATTCTCCGCCTCCGCCGCGCGGTCCCCGCCCCTCATTTTTGACAAAAAGCCAGGAGACAATTGATGCGGATACGACCATTGCGCTGGAACACGATCAAATGCTGCGCATCGATTTCATGGCCTTGGAGCATAAACTGCCAAACGGCGATCTTCTCCTGCTCAAACTTCCGCTCCCAAGCATCAAGGAAAGCGCCGCTTACGCCAATCGTTTCCTCAGCCTGACCGCCTTCTTTTTTCTCTTGGCCGGCAGTCTTTGGGCCTACCGTTTCGCGCGCGACTTCACCGCGCCCTTGCTTGAACTTGACGGCATCGCGCAAAACATGTCCCGCCTCGATTTTTCCCGTACCTGCTCAATCAGCACGCAGGATGAACTCGGCAATCTCGGCCAGAGCATCAACCATTTGTCCGGTCAACTAAGCCAGACAATTTATGAGCTGAATGAAAAAAACGAGCAACTGACCGTAGAGATCGCCAAAGAAAAACAGCTCGACAGTTTGCGTAAGACCTTCGTCTCCAGCGTCTCGCACGAGTTAAAAACTCCGATCGCTTTGATTCTCGGCTATGCCGAAGGACTGAAAGAAGATATTGCCGACGATGCCGCCAGCAAAGACTATTACGCTTCGGTCATCGTCGATGAAGCGGAAAAAATGGATCGCCTAGTCAAGGATCTGCTTAATCTTTCGCAGCTCGAAGGCGGCTATTTTCATTTGGAGAAAACGGATTTTGACCTTTCCTCGCTGATCGATGCCGTTTTGCAGCCTTACCAGTCTCTGCTGCTGGAAAAGAAGATTCGCCTTTGCTTGGAAAAGCCCTCTGTCCAACCGGTTCACGGCGATATCCTGCGCACCGAGCAAGTTCTGCTCAATTTATTGACCAATGCTCTTGACCATGTCGATATCGGCGGCGAGCTGGCGATCCGCTGCCAGATCGCAGGCGAGCATTGCCGGGTGAGCGTATATAATTCGGGCAGCCAAATTCCATCCGACGCAATCGACCACCTCTGGCAAAGTTTTTACAAAGCCGATCCCGCCCGCACCCGGCACCTCGGAGGTTACGGACTCGGTCTTTCGATCGTCCGCGCCATTCAGGAGCTGCACGGCAACGCCTACGGCGTCGCCAATCAAACCGACGGCGTACTCTTCTGGGTCGATTTTCGCACCGCCGCTGCGCTATAA
- a CDS encoding response regulator transcription factor, which produces MKKTILLVDDEPRMRKLLSDFLSRESYAIVEADNGQSALEIAAAGGIDLVILDVMMPVHDGWTVCRELRKKSTLPIILLTAKGEESDQLLGFELGADEYITKPFSPRVLCARVNALFRRLESEAATAYDGLVIDQSAHTVSSDGALLDLSPKEYDLLSFLAANSGRALSREQILNQVWSYDYFGDLRTVDTHINRLRTKLGAHSTLIQTIRGFGYRFEVSK; this is translated from the coding sequence ATGAAAAAAACGATCTTGCTGGTTGATGATGAACCACGCATGCGCAAACTGCTCTCCGATTTTCTCAGCCGCGAAAGCTATGCAATTGTTGAAGCCGACAACGGACAGTCCGCATTGGAAATCGCCGCTGCTGGAGGCATCGATCTCGTGATCCTCGACGTGATGATGCCGGTTCACGACGGCTGGACAGTCTGCCGTGAGCTGCGCAAAAAATCGACCCTACCGATTATCCTCTTGACCGCCAAAGGCGAGGAAAGCGATCAGTTGCTCGGTTTTGAACTCGGCGCCGACGAATATATCACCAAGCCTTTTAGCCCTCGCGTATTATGCGCCCGCGTCAACGCGCTCTTTCGCCGTCTGGAAAGCGAAGCAGCCACCGCCTACGACGGACTGGTCATCGATCAGTCTGCGCACACCGTTTCCAGTGACGGCGCCCTACTGGATCTCAGTCCAAAGGAATATGACCTTCTTTCCTTTCTCGCCGCCAACAGCGGTCGCGCTTTGAGCCGCGAACAGATCCTGAATCAGGTTTGGAGCTATGACTATTTTGGCGACCTGCGCACTGTGGACACGCACATCAACCGCTTGCGCACCAAACTGGGCGCGCACAGCACACTGATCCAGACGATTCGTGGCTTCGGCTACCGTTTTGAGGTGAGCAAATGA
- a CDS encoding response regulator transcription factor: MRLLLVEDEAKLAEALSYQLRHHSYLVDCRHNGEAGLESALSGIYDLLILDRMLPKLDGLTLLKEFRAQGHKTPVLFLTAKDTYQDRVAGLDAGADDYMVKPFSTEELLARIRALGRRLDKDFVDDVIALGSLRLDPLRSLVYVADRPVHLSAKEMQLLELLMRNHKQVLTKNQIFFKIWGNSNSDFANVDLYVHYLRRKLPPDLIKTIRGIGYSLEIPSS; encoded by the coding sequence ATGCGTTTATTATTAGTGGAAGATGAAGCAAAACTGGCAGAAGCGCTCAGCTATCAGCTGCGCCATCACAGCTATCTCGTCGACTGCCGCCACAATGGCGAAGCCGGGTTAGAATCGGCGCTCAGCGGCATTTATGACCTATTAATCCTTGATCGGATGCTGCCGAAACTCGACGGCCTGACGCTGCTCAAAGAATTTCGCGCGCAAGGCCACAAGACGCCGGTTCTATTTCTCACCGCCAAAGATACGTATCAGGACCGCGTCGCAGGCCTTGACGCCGGTGCCGACGATTATATGGTCAAGCCTTTTTCCACCGAAGAACTGTTGGCCCGCATCCGCGCGCTCGGTCGACGATTGGACAAGGATTTTGTCGATGACGTTATCGCGCTTGGTTCGTTACGCCTCGATCCGCTGCGCTCGCTCGTCTATGTCGCCGATAGACCGGTGCACTTGAGCGCCAAAGAAATGCAACTCTTAGAGCTATTAATGCGCAATCATAAACAGGTCTTGACGAAAAATCAGATTTTCTTCAAGATCTGGGGCAATTCCAATTCCGACTTCGCCAACGTCGATCTTTATGTTCACTACCTGCGCCGCAAGCTGCCGCCGGATTTGATCAAGACGATTCGCGGCATCGGCTATTCGCTGGAAATTCCGTCTTCCTGA
- a CDS encoding ABC transporter ATP-binding protein, translating into MIELKKLQKSYHMGSEMLLVLSGIDLEISAGEFVAITGPSGSGKSTLMNILGCLDRPSEGSYLLNGSETAKLTMDQLAAIRNRTIGFVFQNFNLLPRISALYNVALPGLYAGLGKKERLARAEEMLDAVGLAERMHHRPNELSGGQRQRVAIARALFNNPPLVIADEPTGNLDSRSSEEIMKIFSRLHKAGRTLILVTHEPEIAAYAERVIQVRDGKIVNDERRKEEEHCSERVS; encoded by the coding sequence ATGATTGAGCTGAAAAAGCTGCAAAAGTCATACCATATGGGCAGTGAGATGCTGTTGGTGCTAAGCGGCATTGATCTTGAAATAAGTGCAGGTGAGTTTGTCGCGATCACCGGCCCGTCCGGCTCCGGCAAATCGACGCTGATGAATATTCTGGGCTGTCTGGATCGGCCGAGCGAAGGCTCGTATCTCTTAAACGGGAGCGAGACGGCGAAACTGACAATGGATCAATTGGCCGCGATTCGTAATCGAACCATCGGTTTTGTCTTTCAAAATTTTAATTTGCTGCCGCGCATTTCGGCTTTGTATAACGTCGCCTTGCCGGGCTTGTATGCCGGACTCGGGAAAAAGGAGCGTCTTGCGCGGGCGGAAGAAATGCTCGATGCCGTTGGACTGGCAGAGCGGATGCATCATCGCCCGAACGAATTGTCCGGCGGTCAGCGGCAGCGGGTTGCGATTGCCAGAGCGCTCTTTAACAATCCGCCCCTCGTCATTGCCGATGAGCCGACCGGTAATCTGGACAGTCGTTCCAGTGAAGAGATCATGAAAATTTTCAGCCGTCTGCACAAGGCTGGTCGAACGTTGATTTTGGTCACGCATGAACCGGAGATCGCCGCATATGCCGAGCGGGTCATTCAGGTGCGTGACGGAAAAATCGTCAATGACGAACGGCGCAAGGAGGAAGAGCATTGTTCCGAGAGAGTATCCTGA
- a CDS encoding ABC transporter permease, with translation MFRESILIAWEGLKSNKLRSLLTMLGIIVGVAAVVAMVSIGLGVQKKVQSSIASLGSNLLIVMPGANSPSGGVRLAAGSNITLTNQDAKAITREISGVEAVAPTVSQQCRLVYGNQNWKTSVQGATPEFFALRNYSLAVGASFSSSDETMRNRVAVIGQTVAENLFGNASPVGQMIRVDNAPFRVIGVLAAKGQSSMGQDQDDLVVIPLTTGQERLMGINYVHSISIQVTESGEIERVQEEIAQLIRTRHHIAANAENDFTVRNMTALMATMQENTATITLFLAAVAAIALLVGGIGVMNIMLVSVTERTREIGIRKALGASYGNILLQFLAEAIVISVSGGIIGILCGSAASYIVSAVAGWTTVLSYHAIISAFSLTIGIGLFFGIYPARKAALLDPIDALRYE, from the coding sequence TTGTTCCGAGAGAGTATCCTGATTGCCTGGGAAGGCTTAAAAAGCAACAAACTGCGTTCGCTATTGACGATGCTCGGCATTATCGTCGGCGTCGCGGCCGTTGTCGCGATGGTCTCGATCGGACTCGGCGTGCAGAAAAAAGTGCAAAGCTCGATTGCCAGCTTAGGCAGCAATTTATTGATCGTGATGCCGGGCGCGAATTCACCGTCAGGCGGCGTTCGTTTGGCGGCCGGGTCAAACATTACATTAACGAACCAGGATGCAAAAGCGATTACGCGCGAAATAAGCGGCGTAGAAGCGGTTGCGCCGACCGTCAGCCAACAGTGCAGACTTGTCTACGGCAACCAGAACTGGAAGACGTCGGTGCAGGGGGCGACGCCGGAGTTTTTTGCTCTACGCAATTACTCTTTGGCAGTTGGTGCGAGCTTTAGCAGCAGCGATGAAACGATGCGCAACCGCGTTGCCGTGATCGGACAAACGGTAGCAGAAAACCTGTTTGGCAATGCATCGCCAGTCGGACAAATGATTCGTGTCGATAACGCCCCGTTTCGCGTGATTGGCGTTTTGGCGGCGAAGGGACAGTCTTCCATGGGGCAGGATCAGGACGATCTTGTCGTGATTCCGTTGACGACAGGACAGGAACGTTTGATGGGGATAAATTATGTGCATTCCATCAGTATCCAAGTGACGGAAAGCGGTGAAATCGAGCGTGTGCAGGAAGAGATAGCGCAGCTCATAAGAACGCGCCATCACATCGCCGCCAATGCGGAAAATGATTTTACAGTACGAAATATGACGGCGCTAATGGCGACGATGCAGGAAAACACGGCGACCATCACGCTTTTTCTTGCGGCGGTGGCCGCGATCGCACTGCTAGTCGGCGGCATCGGCGTGATGAATATCATGTTGGTTTCGGTGACGGAGCGGACAAGGGAGATTGGCATCCGCAAAGCGCTTGGCGCCAGTTACGGCAACATCTTGCTGCAATTTCTGGCGGAAGCGATCGTCATCAGCGTCAGCGGCGGAATCATCGGCATCCTCTGCGGCAGTGCGGCATCGTATATCGTTTCCGCAGTGGCAGGCTGGACGACGGTTCTTTCCTATCATGCGATCATCAGCGCGTTCAGTCTGACGATTGGCATCGGTTTGTTTTTTGGTATTTATCCCGCGCGCAAAGCGGCGCTGCTTGATCCGATTGATGCATTACGCTATGAATAA